In Longimicrobium sp., one genomic interval encodes:
- a CDS encoding TonB-dependent receptor gives MSGARAARLRRAFPRALALLALAAPAAARAAPACPAGAGEASPPAQRWPAPLDRTLSFHARDVSLRDALDRLAAAARLRISYSADLLPLERRVCVSHGAVAVGDALAELLRGTPVEPVVAGADHVVLAPRRAREEGAAPAELSRTVALERIVVTGSASGGPQRGLPVALDVIGGAQLGRAGTEPLTRLLSASLPGPWAWEQSPASLVARYGGIRGASSFGVSHPKVFIDGIEVANPLLVTQVAPEAVERIEVIRGPQGAALYGTDAISGVINIVTRHEGTDTGAPRLGLRTGLGMARSDFAPGGALAQEHALTLRAGDEVRSAGLSLGLGGVGEFVPGGSSRYLVASGGARLVGARTIVTGIARFYAARAGVAASPVLDGVLPDTAPARPGPAAPDGQRVRQYTLGATAKYTPDERWTHSLVVGVDGDRLSGLLDERTPVPTAAEAALRAAAGGADRGTLRMSSVARLGTVGRADLALTLVAEHSVLREEAGGGGRPGEPRQALVSWTHSTGVVAQGNAALGERLYLTAGLRVERNEGLAGGRYAALPVLGGAWVADLGALATLKVRAAYGRGIRPVRSPPRDSAWPGFRAQARGAGLEPEEQSGVEGGFDLAFGRALSLQVTRYHQVASGLIQRVALPVDTAWGTGPQTPYAPQNVGEISNRGWEAQGSAELGRLSLAGALSLVDSRVRRLAPGYTGDLRPGDRMLEVPARTLSVTAAWTAPRWSGSLTAYRASDWIGYDRLALARDFVAGQWRGHHLEGAALRDYWLRYGGVTRLGATAAVDVRGPFVLVLTGDNLLDRQRGEPDNLTVVPGRTLTLGLRAEF, from the coding sequence ATGAGCGGCGCCCGCGCGGCGCGGCTCCGGCGCGCTTTTCCCCGCGCGCTCGCCCTGCTGGCGCTCGCCGCCCCGGCGGCCGCGCGCGCGGCGCCCGCCTGCCCCGCGGGCGCGGGCGAAGCGTCTCCCCCGGCGCAGCGCTGGCCCGCCCCGCTCGACCGCACCCTCTCCTTCCACGCGCGCGACGTCTCGCTCCGCGACGCGCTCGACCGCCTGGCCGCGGCCGCGCGCCTGCGCATCTCCTACAGCGCCGACCTCCTCCCGCTGGAGCGGCGCGTCTGCGTCTCGCACGGCGCGGTGGCCGTGGGCGACGCGCTCGCGGAGCTGCTGCGCGGCACCCCGGTGGAGCCCGTGGTGGCCGGCGCCGACCACGTGGTCCTGGCGCCGCGCCGCGCGCGGGAGGAGGGCGCGGCGCCGGCCGAGCTGAGCCGGACCGTGGCGCTGGAGCGGATCGTGGTGACCGGGAGCGCCAGTGGCGGCCCGCAGCGGGGGCTCCCCGTGGCGCTGGACGTGATCGGCGGGGCGCAGCTGGGGCGCGCGGGGACGGAGCCGCTCACCCGGCTGCTCTCCGCCTCGCTCCCCGGCCCCTGGGCGTGGGAGCAGTCGCCGGCCAGCCTGGTGGCGCGCTACGGCGGCATCCGCGGCGCCAGCTCGTTCGGGGTGAGCCACCCCAAGGTGTTCATCGACGGGATCGAGGTGGCCAACCCGCTCCTGGTGACGCAGGTGGCGCCCGAGGCGGTGGAGCGCATCGAGGTGATCCGCGGGCCGCAGGGAGCCGCGCTCTACGGCACCGACGCCATCAGCGGGGTGATCAACATCGTCACCCGCCACGAGGGGACCGACACCGGCGCGCCGCGCCTGGGCCTGCGCACCGGGCTGGGGATGGCGAGGAGCGACTTCGCCCCGGGCGGCGCGCTGGCGCAGGAGCACGCGCTGACGCTGCGCGCGGGCGACGAAGTGCGCTCGGCGGGGCTCAGCCTGGGCCTCGGCGGCGTGGGCGAGTTCGTCCCCGGCGGGTCCAGCCGCTACCTGGTGGCCAGCGGCGGCGCGCGGCTGGTGGGCGCGCGGACGATCGTCACCGGGATCGCCCGCTTCTACGCCGCCCGCGCCGGCGTGGCCGCGAGCCCGGTCCTGGACGGCGTGCTCCCCGACACCGCGCCCGCGCGCCCCGGCCCCGCCGCGCCCGACGGGCAGCGGGTGCGCCAGTACACGCTGGGCGCCACGGCGAAGTACACCCCCGACGAGCGCTGGACGCACTCCCTGGTGGTCGGCGTCGACGGCGACCGGCTGAGCGGGCTGCTGGACGAGCGCACCCCGGTGCCCACCGCGGCCGAGGCCGCGCTGCGCGCCGCCGCCGGGGGCGCCGACCGCGGGACGCTGCGGATGAGCAGCGTGGCGCGGCTGGGCACCGTCGGCCGCGCGGACCTGGCGCTCACCCTGGTGGCCGAGCACTCGGTGCTGCGCGAGGAGGCGGGCGGCGGCGGCAGGCCGGGCGAGCCGCGCCAGGCGCTGGTGAGCTGGACGCACAGCACGGGGGTGGTGGCGCAGGGGAACGCCGCGCTGGGCGAGCGCCTCTACCTCACCGCCGGCCTGCGGGTGGAGCGCAACGAGGGGCTCGCCGGCGGCCGGTACGCGGCGCTCCCCGTGCTCGGCGGCGCCTGGGTCGCCGACCTGGGAGCCCTGGCGACGCTCAAGGTGCGCGCGGCGTACGGCAGGGGGATCCGCCCGGTGCGGAGTCCCCCGCGCGACAGCGCCTGGCCGGGGTTCCGCGCGCAGGCGCGGGGGGCGGGGCTGGAGCCGGAGGAGCAGTCGGGGGTGGAGGGGGGATTCGACCTGGCCTTCGGGCGCGCGCTCTCGCTGCAGGTCACCCGCTACCACCAGGTCGCCTCGGGGCTCATCCAGCGGGTGGCGCTCCCGGTCGACACCGCCTGGGGGACGGGCCCCCAGACGCCGTACGCGCCCCAGAACGTGGGCGAGATCTCCAACCGCGGGTGGGAGGCGCAGGGCTCGGCCGAGCTGGGGCGGCTCTCGCTCGCGGGCGCGCTGTCGCTGGTGGACAGCCGCGTCCGCCGCCTGGCCCCCGGCTACACGGGCGACCTGCGCCCCGGCGACCGCATGCTCGAGGTCCCCGCGCGCACGCTGAGCGTGACCGCCGCGTGGACGGCGCCGCGCTGGTCGGGGTCGCTGACCGCCTACCGCGCCTCGGACTGGATCGGCTACGACCGCCTGGCCCTGGCGCGCGACTTCGTCGCCGGGCAGTGGCGCGGCCACCACCTGGAGGGCGCCGCGCTGCGCGACTACTGGCTGCGGTACGGCGGCGTCACCCGCCTGGGCGCCACCGCCGCGGTGGACGTGCGCGGCCCGTTCGTGCTGGTGCTGACGGGCGACAACCTGCTGGACCGCCAGCGCGGCGAGCCCGACAACCTCACCGTCGTCCCCGGCCGCACCCTCACGCTGGGGCTGCGCGCCGAGTTCTGA